Proteins co-encoded in one Carassius gibelio isolate Cgi1373 ecotype wild population from Czech Republic chromosome A15, carGib1.2-hapl.c, whole genome shotgun sequence genomic window:
- the LOC128029182 gene encoding hypoxia-inducible factor 1-alpha isoform X3, with protein sequence MPSLEQRKVRSRDAARSRRSQETEVFYELAHSLPLPRRIASHLDKAAIMRVTLSYLRMNRLIQSAGPTKTQTEETENPTDAFYQQALAGFILVMTEEGDLVFLSESVSKYIGMTQLELLGQSVYEFVHPCDQEELRDILTTRPGVSKKKTEKLTEHNFFLRIKSTLTHTGRTVNIKSANWKVLHCTGHMQTFSGDDENSPPAGSFLTLLCEPIPHPSSVEFPLDSSTFLTRHNMDLTFTQCDGRVTELVGYQPDDLIGRSAYEFYHALDFDHVTRSLHILFSKGQVCTSHYRFLAKNGGFVWTETQATVLYNSKTSQPEAVVCLNFILSGVEEADVVFSLEQTCEKPKPRAEKLSVLEEEEEKDSDMEVESDTAALFLQMKDNPEELLQLAPHSGDTIISLKECVELSFCSPPSPNTLPESPQDLCTPELRQLLSPIFDRPTNSPPAASPAEEMPMEMEGVEKFFALKPEESITLKEQSEAIDELDLDMLAPYISMDDDFQLTFLPSSDMAAPLDMLTNTSRKRCLEDEEEDDIPILAAKWEKKPKSGSIEEQLLLSHTLLKTLSDDGSEEFEAPPQKRSQLLTDRDPLLGGAQALCDTAALMRDSFLSRPPDLMRPVAAALPSLT encoded by the exons AT GCCCAGCTTGGAGCAGCGGAAGGTGCGTTCACGGGACGCAGCGCGCAGTAGGAGGAGCCAGGAGACTGAGGTGTTTTACGAACTGGCCCACTCACTTCCCCTTCCACGACGTATTGCCTCCCACCTGGACAAAGCTGCCATCATGAGGGTGACACTCAGCTATCTGCGCATGAACCGTTTGATCCAATCAG CAGGGCCAACCAAAACACAGACTGAAGAAACTGAGAATCCCACTGATGCCTTTTATCAGCAGGCACTGGCAGGGTTTATTCTGGTTATGACTGAGGAGGGGGACTTGGTCTTCCTCTCAGAGAGTGTCAGCAAATACATCGGCATGACACAG CTGGAGCTGCTTGGACAGAGCGTGTATGAATTTGTTCATCCCTGTGACCAAGAAGAATTGCGAGACATTCTCACCACAAGACCTG GTGTTTCAAAgaaaaagacagagaagttgACCGAACATAATTTTTTCCTTCGGATTAAGAGCACACTCACCCACACAGGAAGAACAGTTAATATCAAGTCCGCAAACTGGAAG GTCCTTCATTGCACAGGACACATGCAGACGTTCAGTGGCGATGATGAGAACTCGCCCCCTGCTGGCAGCTTCCTGACTTTGCTGTGCGAACCCATTCCTCACCCCTCCAGCGTTGAATTCCCACTAGACAGCAGCACTTTCCTCACACGCCATAACATGGACCTGACTTTCACACAATGTGACGGACG AGTCACTGAGCTTGTTGGATACCAACCCGATGATCTGATTGGCCGGTCTGCCTATGAGTTTTATCACGCCCTTGATTTTGATCATGTGACCAGGAGTTTACACATCT TGTTCTCCAAGGGCCAGGTGTGCACCAGCCATTACCGCTTCCTGGCTAAGAATGGAGGATTTGTCTGGACTGAGACTCAAGCCACTGTCCTCTACAACAGCAAGACCTCTCAACCCGAGGCTGTGGTCTGCCTCAACTTTATCCTCAG TGGTGTGGAAGAGGCAGATGTTGTGTTCTCACTGGAGCAGACCTGTGAGAAGCCAAAGCCCAGAGCTGAGAAGCTGAGCGtgctggaggaagaggaggagaaggacTCAGACATGGAGGTGGAGAGCGACACTGCAGCGCTCTTCCTCCAGATGAAGGACAACCCAGAAGAGTTACTGCAGCTGGCACCTCACTCTGGAGACACGATCATTTCTCTAAAAG AGTGTGTGGAGTTGTCCTTCTGCTCTCCACCTAGTCCCAACACTCTCCCAGAAAGCCCTCAGGACCTCTGTACCCCTGAACTCCGCCAGCTCCTTTCGCCAATATTCGACAGGCCCACTAATTCTCCACCCGCTGCG AGCCCCGCTGAAGAGATGCCCATGGAGATGGAAGGGGTGGAGAAGTTCTTCGCCCTCAAACCCGAGGAAAGCATAACTCTGAAAGAACAGTCAGAG GCTATAGATGAGCTTGATTTGGACATGTTAGCTCCATATATCTCCATGGACGATGACTTCCAGTTGACCTTCCTGCCCTCGAGTGATATGGCTGCACCTTTAGATATGCTGACCAACACTTCAAGGAAACG ATGTTtggaagatgaggaggaagatGACATTCCCATTCTGGCTGCCAAATGGGAGAAGAAACCTAAGAGCGGCTCCATAGAGGAACAGCTTCTGCTCAGCCACACATTACTG AAAACCTTGTCTGATGATGGTTCGGAAGAATTTGAAGCGCCACCTCAAAAGCGAAGTCAGCTCTTGACCGACAGGGACCCGTTGCTGGGAGGAGCGCAGGCGTTGTGTGATACAGCAG CTCTCATGAGGGACAGCTTCCTGTCACGCCCGCCTGACTTAATGAGGCCTGTTGCTGCAGCATTGCCCTCCCTTACTTGA
- the LOC128029182 gene encoding hypoxia-inducible factor 1-alpha isoform X2 → MVNSAMKRPSLEQRKVRSRDAARSRRSQETEVFYELAHSLPLPRRIASHLDKAAIMRVTLSYLRMNRLIQSGPTKTQTEETENPTDAFYQQALAGFILVMTEEGDLVFLSESVSKYIGMTQLELLGQSVYEFVHPCDQEELRDILTTRPGVSKKKTEKLTEHNFFLRIKSTLTHTGRTVNIKSANWKVLHCTGHMQTFSGDDENSPPAGSFLTLLCEPIPHPSSVEFPLDSSTFLTRHNMDLTFTQCDGRVTELVGYQPDDLIGRSAYEFYHALDFDHVTRSLHILFSKGQVCTSHYRFLAKNGGFVWTETQATVLYNSKTSQPEAVVCLNFILSGVEEADVVFSLEQTCEKPKPRAEKLSVLEEEEEKDSDMEVESDTAALFLQMKDNPEELLQLAPHSGDTIISLKECVELSFCSPPSPNTLPESPQDLCTPELRQLLSPIFDRPTNSPPAASPAEEMPMEMEGVEKFFALKPEESITLKEQSEAIDELDLDMLAPYISMDDDFQLTFLPSSDMAAPLDMLTNTSRKRCLEDEEEDDIPILAAKWEKKPKSGSIEEQLLLSHTLLKTLSDDGSEEFEAPPQKRSQLLTDRDPLLGGAQALCDTAALMRDSFLSRPPDLMRPVAAALPSLT, encoded by the exons ATGGTGAACTCAGCGATGAAAAG GCCCAGCTTGGAGCAGCGGAAGGTGCGTTCACGGGACGCAGCGCGCAGTAGGAGGAGCCAGGAGACTGAGGTGTTTTACGAACTGGCCCACTCACTTCCCCTTCCACGACGTATTGCCTCCCACCTGGACAAAGCTGCCATCATGAGGGTGACACTCAGCTATCTGCGCATGAACCGTTTGATCCAATCAG GGCCAACCAAAACACAGACTGAAGAAACTGAGAATCCCACTGATGCCTTTTATCAGCAGGCACTGGCAGGGTTTATTCTGGTTATGACTGAGGAGGGGGACTTGGTCTTCCTCTCAGAGAGTGTCAGCAAATACATCGGCATGACACAG CTGGAGCTGCTTGGACAGAGCGTGTATGAATTTGTTCATCCCTGTGACCAAGAAGAATTGCGAGACATTCTCACCACAAGACCTG GTGTTTCAAAgaaaaagacagagaagttgACCGAACATAATTTTTTCCTTCGGATTAAGAGCACACTCACCCACACAGGAAGAACAGTTAATATCAAGTCCGCAAACTGGAAG GTCCTTCATTGCACAGGACACATGCAGACGTTCAGTGGCGATGATGAGAACTCGCCCCCTGCTGGCAGCTTCCTGACTTTGCTGTGCGAACCCATTCCTCACCCCTCCAGCGTTGAATTCCCACTAGACAGCAGCACTTTCCTCACACGCCATAACATGGACCTGACTTTCACACAATGTGACGGACG AGTCACTGAGCTTGTTGGATACCAACCCGATGATCTGATTGGCCGGTCTGCCTATGAGTTTTATCACGCCCTTGATTTTGATCATGTGACCAGGAGTTTACACATCT TGTTCTCCAAGGGCCAGGTGTGCACCAGCCATTACCGCTTCCTGGCTAAGAATGGAGGATTTGTCTGGACTGAGACTCAAGCCACTGTCCTCTACAACAGCAAGACCTCTCAACCCGAGGCTGTGGTCTGCCTCAACTTTATCCTCAG TGGTGTGGAAGAGGCAGATGTTGTGTTCTCACTGGAGCAGACCTGTGAGAAGCCAAAGCCCAGAGCTGAGAAGCTGAGCGtgctggaggaagaggaggagaaggacTCAGACATGGAGGTGGAGAGCGACACTGCAGCGCTCTTCCTCCAGATGAAGGACAACCCAGAAGAGTTACTGCAGCTGGCACCTCACTCTGGAGACACGATCATTTCTCTAAAAG AGTGTGTGGAGTTGTCCTTCTGCTCTCCACCTAGTCCCAACACTCTCCCAGAAAGCCCTCAGGACCTCTGTACCCCTGAACTCCGCCAGCTCCTTTCGCCAATATTCGACAGGCCCACTAATTCTCCACCCGCTGCG AGCCCCGCTGAAGAGATGCCCATGGAGATGGAAGGGGTGGAGAAGTTCTTCGCCCTCAAACCCGAGGAAAGCATAACTCTGAAAGAACAGTCAGAG GCTATAGATGAGCTTGATTTGGACATGTTAGCTCCATATATCTCCATGGACGATGACTTCCAGTTGACCTTCCTGCCCTCGAGTGATATGGCTGCACCTTTAGATATGCTGACCAACACTTCAAGGAAACG ATGTTtggaagatgaggaggaagatGACATTCCCATTCTGGCTGCCAAATGGGAGAAGAAACCTAAGAGCGGCTCCATAGAGGAACAGCTTCTGCTCAGCCACACATTACTG AAAACCTTGTCTGATGATGGTTCGGAAGAATTTGAAGCGCCACCTCAAAAGCGAAGTCAGCTCTTGACCGACAGGGACCCGTTGCTGGGAGGAGCGCAGGCGTTGTGTGATACAGCAG CTCTCATGAGGGACAGCTTCCTGTCACGCCCGCCTGACTTAATGAGGCCTGTTGCTGCAGCATTGCCCTCCCTTACTTGA
- the LOC128028545 gene encoding sushi domain-containing protein 6, which yields MSAQRLSLWPCVRTALSCGVLLLAALPDITTGKNCSHPIVEEHGGFRCEHSPCRGFPHKTIIHFFCEPGYILPKGHHRSQCENGKWHRKAPVCVHHPEGKPEQSEKKVNSVQSVATTAIGVSIFLLTTTACLVIKSRLLSCRTQWHSSDQLDLVVDGLPVSLPTYEEAIYDSWGQRLPSFCGPAQLLLTQDASEHRPLTSLIHPDSNRCIDTANQSTDTPPPPYEEVQSRSRDTENDRDEQALQSVLSVDKNN from the exons ATGTCTGCACAGCGATTGTCTCTCTGGCCATGTGTGCGTACTGCGCTGAGCTGCGGGGTTCTCTTGCTGGCTGCTCTGCCAGACATTACCACAG GCAAGAATTGCTCCCACCCGATTGTAGAAGAACATGGAGGCTTCCGCTGTGAGCACTCTCCCTGTCGCGGTTTCCCTCACAAGACCATCATTCACTTTTTCTGCGAGCCTGGCTACATTCTCCCCAAAGGCCACCATAGGTCACAGTGTGAGAATGGAAAATGGCATCGCAAAGCGCCCGTCTGCGTGCACCATCCAG AGGGTAAACCCgaacaatcagaaaaaaaagtaaactctGTCCAAAGTGTGGCCACGACTGCTATTGGAGTGTCCATCTTCCTTCTCACCACAACGGCCTGTTTGGTGATCAAATCCCGTCTATTATCCTGTCGAACGCAATG GCATTCTTCAGATCAGTTGGACCTTGTTGTGGATGGCTTACCCGTTTCTCTTCCCACATACGAGGAGGCAATCTACGACAGTTGGGGCCAGCGACTCCCGTCGTTCTGTGGACCCGCTCAGCTCCTGCTGACCCAGGACGCATCCGAACACCGTCCGCTGACTTCACTCATTCACCCCGATTCCAATCGCTGCATTGACACAGCCAATCAAAGCACAGATACTCCACCGCCTCCTTACGAAGAGGTCCAATCACGATCCAGAGACACTGAGAACGACCGGGACGAACAGGCTTTGCAAAGCGTACTTTCTGTTGATAAAAACAACTAA
- the LOC128029182 gene encoding hypoxia-inducible factor 1-alpha isoform X1 produces the protein MVNSAMKRPSLEQRKVRSRDAARSRRSQETEVFYELAHSLPLPRRIASHLDKAAIMRVTLSYLRMNRLIQSAGPTKTQTEETENPTDAFYQQALAGFILVMTEEGDLVFLSESVSKYIGMTQLELLGQSVYEFVHPCDQEELRDILTTRPGVSKKKTEKLTEHNFFLRIKSTLTHTGRTVNIKSANWKVLHCTGHMQTFSGDDENSPPAGSFLTLLCEPIPHPSSVEFPLDSSTFLTRHNMDLTFTQCDGRVTELVGYQPDDLIGRSAYEFYHALDFDHVTRSLHILFSKGQVCTSHYRFLAKNGGFVWTETQATVLYNSKTSQPEAVVCLNFILSGVEEADVVFSLEQTCEKPKPRAEKLSVLEEEEEKDSDMEVESDTAALFLQMKDNPEELLQLAPHSGDTIISLKECVELSFCSPPSPNTLPESPQDLCTPELRQLLSPIFDRPTNSPPAASPAEEMPMEMEGVEKFFALKPEESITLKEQSEAIDELDLDMLAPYISMDDDFQLTFLPSSDMAAPLDMLTNTSRKRCLEDEEEDDIPILAAKWEKKPKSGSIEEQLLLSHTLLKTLSDDGSEEFEAPPQKRSQLLTDRDPLLGGAQALCDTAALMRDSFLSRPPDLMRPVAAALPSLT, from the exons ATGGTGAACTCAGCGATGAAAAG GCCCAGCTTGGAGCAGCGGAAGGTGCGTTCACGGGACGCAGCGCGCAGTAGGAGGAGCCAGGAGACTGAGGTGTTTTACGAACTGGCCCACTCACTTCCCCTTCCACGACGTATTGCCTCCCACCTGGACAAAGCTGCCATCATGAGGGTGACACTCAGCTATCTGCGCATGAACCGTTTGATCCAATCAG CAGGGCCAACCAAAACACAGACTGAAGAAACTGAGAATCCCACTGATGCCTTTTATCAGCAGGCACTGGCAGGGTTTATTCTGGTTATGACTGAGGAGGGGGACTTGGTCTTCCTCTCAGAGAGTGTCAGCAAATACATCGGCATGACACAG CTGGAGCTGCTTGGACAGAGCGTGTATGAATTTGTTCATCCCTGTGACCAAGAAGAATTGCGAGACATTCTCACCACAAGACCTG GTGTTTCAAAgaaaaagacagagaagttgACCGAACATAATTTTTTCCTTCGGATTAAGAGCACACTCACCCACACAGGAAGAACAGTTAATATCAAGTCCGCAAACTGGAAG GTCCTTCATTGCACAGGACACATGCAGACGTTCAGTGGCGATGATGAGAACTCGCCCCCTGCTGGCAGCTTCCTGACTTTGCTGTGCGAACCCATTCCTCACCCCTCCAGCGTTGAATTCCCACTAGACAGCAGCACTTTCCTCACACGCCATAACATGGACCTGACTTTCACACAATGTGACGGACG AGTCACTGAGCTTGTTGGATACCAACCCGATGATCTGATTGGCCGGTCTGCCTATGAGTTTTATCACGCCCTTGATTTTGATCATGTGACCAGGAGTTTACACATCT TGTTCTCCAAGGGCCAGGTGTGCACCAGCCATTACCGCTTCCTGGCTAAGAATGGAGGATTTGTCTGGACTGAGACTCAAGCCACTGTCCTCTACAACAGCAAGACCTCTCAACCCGAGGCTGTGGTCTGCCTCAACTTTATCCTCAG TGGTGTGGAAGAGGCAGATGTTGTGTTCTCACTGGAGCAGACCTGTGAGAAGCCAAAGCCCAGAGCTGAGAAGCTGAGCGtgctggaggaagaggaggagaaggacTCAGACATGGAGGTGGAGAGCGACACTGCAGCGCTCTTCCTCCAGATGAAGGACAACCCAGAAGAGTTACTGCAGCTGGCACCTCACTCTGGAGACACGATCATTTCTCTAAAAG AGTGTGTGGAGTTGTCCTTCTGCTCTCCACCTAGTCCCAACACTCTCCCAGAAAGCCCTCAGGACCTCTGTACCCCTGAACTCCGCCAGCTCCTTTCGCCAATATTCGACAGGCCCACTAATTCTCCACCCGCTGCG AGCCCCGCTGAAGAGATGCCCATGGAGATGGAAGGGGTGGAGAAGTTCTTCGCCCTCAAACCCGAGGAAAGCATAACTCTGAAAGAACAGTCAGAG GCTATAGATGAGCTTGATTTGGACATGTTAGCTCCATATATCTCCATGGACGATGACTTCCAGTTGACCTTCCTGCCCTCGAGTGATATGGCTGCACCTTTAGATATGCTGACCAACACTTCAAGGAAACG ATGTTtggaagatgaggaggaagatGACATTCCCATTCTGGCTGCCAAATGGGAGAAGAAACCTAAGAGCGGCTCCATAGAGGAACAGCTTCTGCTCAGCCACACATTACTG AAAACCTTGTCTGATGATGGTTCGGAAGAATTTGAAGCGCCACCTCAAAAGCGAAGTCAGCTCTTGACCGACAGGGACCCGTTGCTGGGAGGAGCGCAGGCGTTGTGTGATACAGCAG CTCTCATGAGGGACAGCTTCCTGTCACGCCCGCCTGACTTAATGAGGCCTGTTGCTGCAGCATTGCCCTCCCTTACTTGA
- the LOC128029182 gene encoding hypoxia-inducible factor 1-alpha isoform X4: MPSLEQRKVRSRDAARSRRSQETEVFYELAHSLPLPRRIASHLDKAAIMRVTLSYLRMNRLIQSGPTKTQTEETENPTDAFYQQALAGFILVMTEEGDLVFLSESVSKYIGMTQLELLGQSVYEFVHPCDQEELRDILTTRPGVSKKKTEKLTEHNFFLRIKSTLTHTGRTVNIKSANWKVLHCTGHMQTFSGDDENSPPAGSFLTLLCEPIPHPSSVEFPLDSSTFLTRHNMDLTFTQCDGRVTELVGYQPDDLIGRSAYEFYHALDFDHVTRSLHILFSKGQVCTSHYRFLAKNGGFVWTETQATVLYNSKTSQPEAVVCLNFILSGVEEADVVFSLEQTCEKPKPRAEKLSVLEEEEEKDSDMEVESDTAALFLQMKDNPEELLQLAPHSGDTIISLKECVELSFCSPPSPNTLPESPQDLCTPELRQLLSPIFDRPTNSPPAASPAEEMPMEMEGVEKFFALKPEESITLKEQSEAIDELDLDMLAPYISMDDDFQLTFLPSSDMAAPLDMLTNTSRKRCLEDEEEDDIPILAAKWEKKPKSGSIEEQLLLSHTLLKTLSDDGSEEFEAPPQKRSQLLTDRDPLLGGAQALCDTAALMRDSFLSRPPDLMRPVAAALPSLT, from the exons AT GCCCAGCTTGGAGCAGCGGAAGGTGCGTTCACGGGACGCAGCGCGCAGTAGGAGGAGCCAGGAGACTGAGGTGTTTTACGAACTGGCCCACTCACTTCCCCTTCCACGACGTATTGCCTCCCACCTGGACAAAGCTGCCATCATGAGGGTGACACTCAGCTATCTGCGCATGAACCGTTTGATCCAATCAG GGCCAACCAAAACACAGACTGAAGAAACTGAGAATCCCACTGATGCCTTTTATCAGCAGGCACTGGCAGGGTTTATTCTGGTTATGACTGAGGAGGGGGACTTGGTCTTCCTCTCAGAGAGTGTCAGCAAATACATCGGCATGACACAG CTGGAGCTGCTTGGACAGAGCGTGTATGAATTTGTTCATCCCTGTGACCAAGAAGAATTGCGAGACATTCTCACCACAAGACCTG GTGTTTCAAAgaaaaagacagagaagttgACCGAACATAATTTTTTCCTTCGGATTAAGAGCACACTCACCCACACAGGAAGAACAGTTAATATCAAGTCCGCAAACTGGAAG GTCCTTCATTGCACAGGACACATGCAGACGTTCAGTGGCGATGATGAGAACTCGCCCCCTGCTGGCAGCTTCCTGACTTTGCTGTGCGAACCCATTCCTCACCCCTCCAGCGTTGAATTCCCACTAGACAGCAGCACTTTCCTCACACGCCATAACATGGACCTGACTTTCACACAATGTGACGGACG AGTCACTGAGCTTGTTGGATACCAACCCGATGATCTGATTGGCCGGTCTGCCTATGAGTTTTATCACGCCCTTGATTTTGATCATGTGACCAGGAGTTTACACATCT TGTTCTCCAAGGGCCAGGTGTGCACCAGCCATTACCGCTTCCTGGCTAAGAATGGAGGATTTGTCTGGACTGAGACTCAAGCCACTGTCCTCTACAACAGCAAGACCTCTCAACCCGAGGCTGTGGTCTGCCTCAACTTTATCCTCAG TGGTGTGGAAGAGGCAGATGTTGTGTTCTCACTGGAGCAGACCTGTGAGAAGCCAAAGCCCAGAGCTGAGAAGCTGAGCGtgctggaggaagaggaggagaaggacTCAGACATGGAGGTGGAGAGCGACACTGCAGCGCTCTTCCTCCAGATGAAGGACAACCCAGAAGAGTTACTGCAGCTGGCACCTCACTCTGGAGACACGATCATTTCTCTAAAAG AGTGTGTGGAGTTGTCCTTCTGCTCTCCACCTAGTCCCAACACTCTCCCAGAAAGCCCTCAGGACCTCTGTACCCCTGAACTCCGCCAGCTCCTTTCGCCAATATTCGACAGGCCCACTAATTCTCCACCCGCTGCG AGCCCCGCTGAAGAGATGCCCATGGAGATGGAAGGGGTGGAGAAGTTCTTCGCCCTCAAACCCGAGGAAAGCATAACTCTGAAAGAACAGTCAGAG GCTATAGATGAGCTTGATTTGGACATGTTAGCTCCATATATCTCCATGGACGATGACTTCCAGTTGACCTTCCTGCCCTCGAGTGATATGGCTGCACCTTTAGATATGCTGACCAACACTTCAAGGAAACG ATGTTtggaagatgaggaggaagatGACATTCCCATTCTGGCTGCCAAATGGGAGAAGAAACCTAAGAGCGGCTCCATAGAGGAACAGCTTCTGCTCAGCCACACATTACTG AAAACCTTGTCTGATGATGGTTCGGAAGAATTTGAAGCGCCACCTCAAAAGCGAAGTCAGCTCTTGACCGACAGGGACCCGTTGCTGGGAGGAGCGCAGGCGTTGTGTGATACAGCAG CTCTCATGAGGGACAGCTTCCTGTCACGCCCGCCTGACTTAATGAGGCCTGTTGCTGCAGCATTGCCCTCCCTTACTTGA